The proteins below are encoded in one region of Limnochorda pilosa:
- the spoIIIAA gene encoding stage III sporulation protein AA, with amino-acid sequence MRPLLPPSVRNLLPLELERRVPLQEPPGLGALVELRLGEGRPVELCFTGASRFLDPSGELTTDAARAWIAGDGLCQRLLQRVAQGSVYALEEELCQGFVTLPGGHRLGLAGQVVASERGHRLAQVTAANLRIARELVGAAELLLDSLQDHGLLPPWPSLLLVGPPGSGKTTLLRDLVRRASEGCPERQVEGMRVGLVDERSEVAACHRGVPRNRVGPRTDVLDRARKAVGLMQLVRTMDPQLVATDEIGSEEDARAVLEAREAGVAVLVTAHAGSLEELAARPGLQPLLAHRAFEAVCVLGRHPRPGTLVALHPRPHIPARSEYL; translated from the coding sequence GTGCGCCCGCTCCTGCCTCCTTCCGTACGGAACCTGCTTCCCCTGGAACTGGAACGGCGGGTCCCCCTCCAGGAGCCGCCGGGGCTGGGTGCCCTGGTGGAGCTCCGTCTGGGCGAGGGCCGCCCGGTGGAGCTCTGCTTCACGGGCGCGAGCCGCTTCCTGGACCCCTCGGGCGAGCTGACCACCGACGCGGCAAGGGCTTGGATCGCCGGCGACGGCCTCTGCCAGCGCCTGCTGCAGCGGGTGGCCCAGGGGTCGGTCTACGCCCTGGAAGAGGAGCTGTGCCAGGGGTTCGTGACCCTTCCGGGCGGTCACCGGCTCGGCCTCGCCGGTCAGGTGGTGGCCAGCGAGCGGGGGCACCGGCTGGCCCAGGTGACCGCGGCCAACCTGCGGATCGCCCGGGAGCTTGTCGGGGCCGCGGAGCTGCTGCTGGACTCGCTGCAGGACCACGGTCTCCTCCCCCCCTGGCCCTCGTTGCTGCTGGTGGGCCCGCCCGGCTCGGGCAAGACCACCCTCCTCCGGGACCTGGTGCGCCGGGCGAGCGAGGGGTGCCCCGAGAGGCAGGTGGAGGGCATGCGGGTCGGCCTGGTGGACGAGCGGTCGGAGGTGGCCGCCTGCCACCGGGGCGTGCCCCGCAACCGGGTCGGCCCCCGCACCGACGTGCTGGACCGGGCCCGAAAGGCGGTGGGCCTCATGCAGCTCGTCCGCACCATGGACCCCCAGCTGGTGGCCACGGACGAGATCGGCTCCGAGGAGGACGCTCGGGCCGTGCTGGAAGCCCGGGAGGCGGGCGTCGCGGTGCTGGTCACCGCGCACGCCGGGAGCCTGGAGGAGCTGGCCGCGCGCCCGGGGCTCCAGCCGCTCCTGGCCCACCGGGCCTTCGAGGCCGTCTGCGTCCTCGGCCGCCACCCCCGCCCGGGCACCCTGGTGGCGCTTCACCCTCGTCCTCATATCCCGGCCCGCTCCGAATACCTATAG
- a CDS encoding CD1247 N-terminal domain-containing protein has product MSDVKQKLAYARGLLEGRGTDGASGSEPVWTSVLEALDSLDAAVEAMRGDLEELEEYVQAVDDDLFDVEADLYGYDEADMTELECPSCHTPLVVEAEFLEDEASEVTCPECGHVIHRGPLYQGTSQEVAGAPTADGASR; this is encoded by the coding sequence ATGTCGGACGTGAAGCAGAAGCTCGCCTACGCGAGGGGATTGCTGGAGGGCCGGGGAACGGACGGGGCCTCCGGATCCGAGCCCGTCTGGACCTCGGTTCTGGAGGCGCTCGATTCGCTGGACGCGGCGGTGGAGGCGATGCGGGGCGACCTGGAGGAGCTGGAGGAGTACGTCCAGGCCGTCGACGACGATCTTTTCGACGTGGAGGCGGACCTTTACGGCTACGACGAGGCCGACATGACCGAGCTCGAGTGCCCCAGCTGCCACACGCCCCTGGTGGTGGAGGCGGAGTTCTTGGAGGACGAAGCCTCGGAGGTCACCTGCCCCGAGTGCGGGCACGTGATCCACCGGGGTCCGCTTTACCAGGGGACGTCGCAAGAAGTCGCCGGCGCCCCGACCGCCGACGGCGCGAGCCGCTGA
- the efp gene encoding elongation factor P gives MVSVNDLRTGLTIELDGEVFSVVEFLHVKPGKGSAFVRTKLKNVRTGQVFERTFRAGEKVNRAMVETKEMQFLYKTGDDFAFMDTQTYDQLTLSGDQLGTAPGYLKDNMTILIQFYQGRPIGVELPTFVELQVTETEPGFKGDTATGGTKPATTETGLVVQVPLFVNTGDVIRVDTRTGEYLSRA, from the coding sequence TTGGTCTCGGTCAACGATCTGCGCACGGGTCTCACCATCGAGCTGGACGGCGAGGTCTTCAGCGTCGTCGAGTTCCTCCACGTCAAGCCCGGAAAGGGCTCGGCCTTCGTCCGCACCAAGCTGAAGAACGTGAGGACGGGTCAGGTCTTCGAGCGCACCTTCCGCGCCGGCGAGAAGGTCAACCGGGCCATGGTGGAGACCAAGGAGATGCAGTTCCTGTACAAGACGGGCGACGACTTCGCCTTCATGGACACCCAGACCTACGACCAGCTCACGTTGAGCGGCGACCAGCTCGGAACGGCGCCGGGCTACCTGAAGGACAACATGACCATCCTGATCCAGTTCTACCAGGGTCGGCCCATCGGGGTGGAGCTGCCCACCTTCGTCGAGCTGCAGGTGACCGAGACGGAGCCGGGCTTCAAGGGGGACACGGCCACCGGCGGAACCAAGCCGGCCACCACCGAGACGGGTCTGGTGGTGCAGGTGCCGCTCTTCGTCAACACGGGGGACGTGATTCGGGTGGACACCCGTACCGGGGAGTACCTCTCCAGGGCGTAA
- a CDS encoding M24 family metallopeptidase translates to MQGRLERLRAVMAREGVGALLVGSPYNRRYLSGFWGSAGHVLVTPERQMLLVDFRYEEQARQQAQGFEVRRFDRLTETLSQVAAELGLRELAFESAHVTCRELERFQQAVEGLAWRPLGPVIEELRAVKEPQELRRIEEACRLADAAFDHVLGFLRPGVSEREVALELEFFMRRQGAEAVSFDPIVAAGPRGAMPHARPTDALLEQGQMVVLDFGCVLDGYCSDMTRTVAVGRADGQAREVYGLVLRAQEAGIAAVRAGADQVAVDRVARDVIEAAGHGEHYGHGLGHGVGLEVHEDPPRLNQTAEPRPLEAGMVHSVEPGVYLPGWGGVRIEDLVQVTQEGCRILSRASKEFLEVG, encoded by the coding sequence ATGCAGGGGAGACTGGAACGGCTGCGGGCGGTCATGGCGCGCGAAGGGGTGGGAGCGCTCCTGGTGGGCTCCCCTTACAACCGGCGCTACCTCAGCGGCTTCTGGGGCTCTGCCGGGCACGTGCTGGTCACCCCCGAGCGGCAGATGCTCCTGGTGGACTTCCGCTACGAGGAGCAGGCGCGGCAGCAGGCCCAGGGGTTCGAGGTGCGGCGGTTCGACCGCCTGACCGAGACCCTCTCCCAGGTGGCCGCCGAGCTGGGGTTGCGCGAGCTGGCCTTCGAGAGCGCCCACGTGACCTGCAGGGAGCTGGAGCGCTTTCAGCAGGCGGTGGAGGGGCTGGCGTGGAGGCCCCTGGGCCCGGTGATCGAGGAGCTGCGGGCGGTGAAGGAGCCGCAGGAGTTGCGCCGCATCGAGGAGGCCTGCCGCCTGGCCGACGCCGCCTTCGACCACGTGCTGGGGTTCCTCCGCCCGGGCGTGAGCGAGCGGGAGGTGGCGCTGGAGCTCGAGTTCTTCATGCGGCGCCAGGGGGCGGAAGCGGTCAGCTTCGACCCCATCGTGGCCGCCGGGCCCAGGGGCGCCATGCCGCATGCGAGGCCCACCGACGCCCTGCTGGAGCAGGGCCAGATGGTGGTCCTCGACTTCGGCTGCGTGCTGGACGGCTACTGCTCGGACATGACCCGCACCGTGGCCGTGGGCCGGGCGGACGGGCAGGCCCGGGAGGTGTACGGGCTGGTCCTCCGGGCCCAGGAGGCGGGGATCGCCGCGGTCCGGGCCGGCGCGGACCAGGTGGCGGTGGATCGGGTGGCCCGGGACGTCATCGAGGCCGCCGGGCACGGCGAGCACTACGGGCATGGGCTGGGGCACGGGGTGGGGCTGGAGGTCCATGAGGACCCGCCCCGCTTGAACCAGACCGCCGAGCCAAGGCCTCTGGAGGCGGGCATGGTCCACTCGGTGGAGCCGGGGGTCTACCTGCCTGGTTGGGGCGGCGTCCGCATCGAGGACCTGGTTCAGGTGACGCAGGAGGGGTGCCGCATCCTGAGCCGCGCGTCCAAGGAGTTCCTGGAGGTCGGGTAG